Proteins co-encoded in one Longimicrobiaceae bacterium genomic window:
- a CDS encoding DUF4097 family beta strand repeat-containing protein — protein MIGKTFVLAAASVAAMAGACPAQQQVDRRLATGAGGAVEISNVSGSVRVTAWDRNEVQVTGTLGRGTERLDFANEGGRVVVRVVLPRSGHDIRGSDLEVRVPAGKDVTVRTVSADAGVAGVNGLVDARSVSGDLRVTGRPREVIANTKSGDVSVTVSSDRVHAESVSGDVEVHGAARRGLEVNSVSGDVASDAATSDARVGTVSGEVSVAGVTGRLEVSTVSGEIHAEGRRLQGSFQSVSGDVRIEGDLDPSGAMQINTHSGDVSLALPSGASAEIDMSSFSGDVETGGSGARITRSSGRDRHVSVGSGGARVTVRTFSGDLVLSR, from the coding sequence ATGATCGGCAAGACGTTCGTGCTGGCGGCCGCGAGTGTGGCGGCCATGGCCGGGGCCTGCCCGGCGCAGCAGCAGGTGGACCGCCGCCTGGCGACCGGCGCCGGCGGCGCGGTGGAGATCAGCAACGTGTCCGGGTCCGTGCGCGTCACCGCGTGGGACCGCAACGAGGTGCAGGTCACGGGCACGCTGGGCCGCGGCACGGAGCGGCTGGACTTCGCCAACGAGGGCGGGCGGGTGGTGGTGCGCGTGGTGCTGCCCCGCAGCGGCCACGACATCCGCGGCAGCGACCTGGAGGTGCGGGTGCCCGCGGGCAAGGACGTGACGGTGCGCACGGTGAGCGCCGACGCGGGCGTGGCGGGGGTGAACGGCCTGGTGGATGCCCGCTCGGTGAGCGGCGACCTGCGTGTGACCGGCCGCCCCCGCGAGGTGATCGCGAACACCAAGAGCGGCGACGTGAGCGTCACGGTGAGCAGCGACCGCGTGCACGCGGAGTCGGTGAGCGGCGACGTGGAGGTGCACGGCGCGGCGCGGCGCGGCCTGGAGGTCAACTCCGTGAGCGGCGACGTGGCGAGCGACGCGGCCACGTCCGACGCCCGCGTGGGCACGGTGAGCGGCGAGGTCTCCGTCGCCGGGGTCACGGGCCGCCTGGAGGTCTCCACCGTGAGCGGCGAGATCCACGCGGAGGGCCGGCGCCTGCAGGGCAGCTTCCAGTCGGTGAGCGGCGACGTGCGCATTGAGGGCGACCTAGATCCCTCCGGCGCCATGCAGATCAACACGCACAGTGGCGACGTGTCGCTCGCCCTGCCGTCCGGCGCCTCGGCCGAGATCGACATGAGCAGCTTCAGCGGCGACGTGGAGACCGGCGGCTCGGGCGCGCGCATCACCCGCTCGTCGGGCCGCGACCGGCACGTGTCCGTGGGCAGCGGCGGGGCGCGCGTGACCGTCCGCACCTTCAGCGGCGACCTGGTGCTCTCGCGCTGA